The Clostridia bacterium genome has a window encoding:
- a CDS encoding sugar nucleotide-binding protein has protein sequence KVELYPTDSNRYQRPAKRPANSVLDPFPLKETLGYLLPSWQDALRRYHTT, from the coding sequence CAAAAGTTGAGCTGTACCCAACCGATAGCAATCGGTACCAAAGACCGGCCAAGCGGCCGGCTAACTCGGTGCTGGACCCTTTCCCGTTGAAAGAAACTCTTGGATATCTCCTGCCTTCATGGCAAGATGCGCTGCGGCGCTACCACACCACTTAG
- the rfbB gene encoding dTDP-glucose 4,6-dehydratase, producing MKVLVTGGAGFIGSNFVQYLLREHPDWQILNLDKLTYAGNLENLVAIQDDPRYTFVHGDVADRGLVHNLFAREKFDLVAHLAAESHVDRSILDASPFIETNIKGTQVLLEAAKRYQVQKFLQVSTDEVYGSLGPDDPPFTEESPIRPNSPYSASKASADLLARAYFITFGVPVVITRCSNNYGPYQHPEKFIPTIILNALADSPIPVYGDGQNVRDWIHVQDHCRALDLALQRGEAGQVYNIGANNEHSNLDIVRTILKIMGKPETLITFVKDRPGHDRRYAINPAKLVAELGWRPQVDFATGLEDLITWYTTHRPWWERVKSGEYREYAEKWYGGLIG from the coding sequence TTGAAAGTTCTGGTCACCGGCGGCGCCGGCTTTATTGGCTCTAACTTCGTTCAATACCTTTTACGTGAGCATCCGGACTGGCAGATCCTCAACCTGGATAAGCTTACCTATGCCGGTAACCTGGAAAATCTGGTCGCTATCCAGGACGACCCCCGCTACACCTTCGTCCATGGTGACGTGGCCGACCGAGGACTAGTACATAATCTTTTTGCGCGGGAGAAATTCGACCTGGTGGCACATCTTGCCGCCGAGTCCCACGTGGACCGCAGTATCCTCGACGCCTCGCCTTTCATTGAAACTAACATCAAGGGTACTCAGGTCCTCCTGGAAGCGGCCAAACGGTACCAGGTGCAGAAATTCCTCCAGGTATCCACCGACGAGGTTTACGGCTCTTTAGGGCCGGACGATCCGCCCTTTACCGAGGAGAGCCCCATCCGGCCCAACAGTCCCTATTCCGCCAGCAAGGCGTCGGCCGACCTTTTGGCCCGGGCCTATTTCATTACCTTCGGCGTGCCGGTGGTCATCACCAGGTGCAGCAACAACTACGGTCCCTACCAGCACCCGGAGAAGTTCATTCCGACCATCATTCTAAACGCCCTGGCCGATAGCCCCATCCCCGTCTACGGCGACGGCCAAAACGTCCGGGATTGGATCCACGTCCAGGATCACTGCCGCGCCCTGGACCTGGCCCTACAAAGAGGCGAAGCCGGGCAGGTTTATAACATCGGCGCCAATAACGAACACAGCAACCTGGATATAGTGAGGACCATCTTGAAGATCATGGGCAAACCCGAGACTTTAATCACCTTTGTCAAGGACCGTCCCGGCCACGACCGGCGTTATGCCATCAACCCCGCCAAGCTGGTGGCGGAGCTGGGCTGGCGGCCGCAGGTGGACTTTGCCACCGGCCTTGAAGACCTCATCACCTGGTATACCACCCACCGCCCCTGGTGGGAGCGGGTCAAAAGCGGGGAGTACCGGGAGTACGCGGAGAAGTGGTATGGCGGCCTTATAGGGTAG
- a CDS encoding transferase: MISDKAVVLTSKIGEGTIVHEFAVVRKQVIIGDNVVIHPHVVIEDGVVIGDNVEVFPGTYIGKIPKGAGALARAPRFEPFVKIGDNCCIGPNAIIFCGVIIGNNTLIGDGVSIREQCRVGSYSIVGRYATINYNTQIGNRTKIMDLTHITGNSHIGDDVFVSVCVGTTNDNAIGSLKVDKDSIVGPYIDDGAAIGAGASLLPGTRIGKGAVVGAGAVVTKDVPPYAVVMGIPARVVRFLNQRGE; encoded by the coding sequence GTGATTAGCGATAAAGCGGTAGTATTGACCAGCAAGATCGGTGAAGGCACTATCGTACATGAATTTGCGGTGGTGCGCAAGCAGGTTATTATAGGCGACAATGTTGTTATTCATCCGCATGTGGTCATCGAAGACGGTGTGGTAATTGGCGATAACGTGGAGGTTTTCCCGGGAACGTACATTGGCAAGATTCCTAAGGGTGCTGGCGCTTTGGCTCGGGCGCCCCGGTTTGAACCCTTTGTGAAAATTGGAGATAATTGTTGCATTGGCCCGAATGCTATCATCTTTTGTGGGGTGATCATTGGCAATAACACCTTGATCGGTGACGGTGTCTCGATTAGAGAACAGTGTCGCGTGGGGTCCTATAGCATCGTAGGTCGCTATGCCACTATCAATTATAATACGCAAATCGGTAATAGGACCAAGATCATGGACCTGACGCATATTACGGGTAACTCACACATTGGTGATGACGTATTTGTCAGTGTCTGTGTAGGAACGACAAATGATAACGCGATTGGCAGCTTAAAAGTTGACAAAGACAGTATTGTTGGCCCTTACATTGACGATGGCGCGGCCATTGGCGCGGGGGCATCGCTGTTACCGGGCACCCGTATTGGAAAAGGCGCCGTAGTTGGCGCGGGGGCAGTTGTTACAAAGGATGTACCACCTTACGCCGTAGTGATGGGCATACCGGCAAGGGTGGTCCGTTTCTTGAACCAGCGAGGTGAGTGA
- a CDS encoding WxcM-like domain-containing protein: MSDSVLSDCRIIELPKIPDHRGNLTFIEGEKHIPFPIKRVFYVYDVPGGASRGAHAHRELEQFLICVSGALDVYLDDGYEKRTVHLNRANEGLYIPPMIWASEGNFDTGTVYLVLASRPYDESDYYRDYDQFLAAVRGRTS, translated from the coding sequence GTGAGTGACTCAGTGTTGTCTGATTGTAGAATTATAGAGTTACCCAAGATACCGGATCACCGAGGAAACCTCACCTTCATTGAGGGGGAAAAACATATTCCTTTCCCCATCAAGAGGGTGTTTTACGTGTACGACGTCCCTGGGGGGGCAAGTCGTGGTGCCCATGCCCATCGTGAGTTGGAACAGTTCTTGATCTGCGTGTCAGGGGCTTTAGATGTTTACCTGGACGACGGGTACGAGAAGAGGACAGTGCACCTTAACCGTGCCAACGAGGGATTGTATATACCGCCTATGATATGGGCCTCTGAGGGGAATTTTGATACGGGGACCGTCTACCTGGTATTGGCTTCCCGCCCGTACGATGAGTCCGATTACTACCGCGATTATGACCAATTCTTGGCTGCGGTTCGGGGGCGTACATCTTGA
- a CDS encoding DegT/DnrJ/EryC1/StrS family aminotransferase — MNVPFLDLKSAYLELKDELDSAYQRVMESGWYILGSEVDAFEREFAAYCGVKHCIGVGNGLDALHLTLRAAGIGPGDEVIVPANTYIATWLAVSYAGATPVPVEPNERTYNIDPTRVEAAITCRTKAIMPVHLYGQPADMDPILEIAQRHGLWVFEDAAQAHGARYKGRRIGSLGDAAGFSFYPGKNLGAFGDGGAVTTNNDELAERIRALRNYGSQVKYINRYKGLNSRLDELQAALLRVRLRRLDGWNARRSMVAATYSQALVETDLILPYVPEWAEPVWHLYVVRSRARDVLQKRLADAGIGTLIHYPIPPHLQDAYKDLGFSRGAYPITERLAQEVLSLPMGPHLLPEHVNAVVQAVKTQCES; from the coding sequence TTGAATGTTCCGTTTCTCGACCTTAAGTCAGCGTACCTCGAATTGAAAGATGAGCTTGACTCTGCTTATCAGCGGGTAATGGAAAGTGGCTGGTACATCCTTGGCTCAGAGGTAGATGCCTTTGAGCGGGAGTTTGCCGCCTACTGCGGAGTTAAGCACTGTATCGGCGTGGGTAATGGCCTTGATGCTCTCCATCTAACTCTGCGTGCGGCGGGGATAGGCCCAGGAGATGAGGTGATCGTTCCGGCCAATACCTACATTGCTACGTGGTTGGCTGTATCCTACGCGGGGGCAACTCCTGTTCCCGTGGAACCCAACGAGCGGACTTATAACATAGACCCAACGCGGGTCGAGGCCGCGATCACCTGCCGGACGAAAGCCATCATGCCGGTGCACCTTTACGGGCAACCGGCTGACATGGACCCCATCCTTGAGATAGCCCAACGGCATGGATTGTGGGTTTTCGAAGACGCCGCTCAGGCCCACGGCGCCCGATATAAGGGTCGGCGAATTGGTTCCCTAGGAGATGCTGCCGGCTTCAGTTTCTATCCAGGCAAGAACCTCGGTGCCTTCGGCGACGGTGGCGCCGTGACCACCAACAACGATGAGCTAGCCGAGAGAATACGCGCTCTACGGAATTATGGTTCCCAAGTCAAGTACATAAATAGATATAAGGGCCTAAACTCCCGCCTAGATGAACTGCAGGCGGCCCTTTTAAGGGTGAGGCTTCGGCGCCTCGATGGGTGGAACGCTCGCCGTTCCATGGTTGCTGCTACCTACAGTCAGGCTCTGGTCGAAACCGATTTGATCCTGCCCTACGTGCCTGAGTGGGCAGAACCGGTATGGCATCTTTATGTGGTGAGGAGCCGCGCGCGGGATGTCCTGCAAAAACGGCTCGCCGATGCAGGGATTGGTACCCTTATCCATTATCCAATTCCTCCCCATCTCCAGGATGCTTATAAAGACCTAGGCTTCAGCCGAGGAGCGTATCCCATCACTGAGCGGCTGGCACAAGAGGTTTTAAGCTTGCCCATGGGGCCCCACTTGTTGCCAGAACACGTTAATGCTGTGGTACAGGCGGTGAAAACTCAGTGCGAATCTTGA